A DNA window from Phyllostomus discolor isolate MPI-MPIP mPhyDis1 chromosome X, mPhyDis1.pri.v3, whole genome shotgun sequence contains the following coding sequences:
- the L1CAM gene encoding neural cell adhesion molecule L1 isoform X1: protein MAVALRYLWPLLLCSPCLLIQIPKEYEGYHVMEPPVITEQSPRRLVVFPTDDISLKCEASGKPEVQFRWTRDGIHFKPKEELGVTVHQAPHSGSFIITGNNSNFAQRFQGTYRCFASNKLGTAMSHEIQLMAEGAPKWPKETVKPVEVEEGESVILPCHPPPSAEPLRIYWMNSKILHIKQDERVTMGQNGNLYFANVLTSDNHSDYICHAHFPGTRTIIQKEPIDLRVKATNSMIDRKPRLLFPTNASSHLVALQGQPLVLECIAEGFPTPTIKWLRPSGPMPANRVTYQNHNKTLHLLDVGEEDDGEYHCLAENSLGSDRHSYYVTVEAAPYWLHKPQSHLYGPGETVRLDCQVQGRPQPEVTWRINGIPVEELAKDQKYRIQRGALILSNVQPSDTMVTQCEARNRHGVLLANAYIYVVQLPAKILTPDNETYLAVEGSTAYLLCKAFGAPVPSVQWLDKEGRTVLQDERFFPYTNGTLGIRDLQANDTGYYFCQAANDQNNVTIVANLQVKDATQIIQGPRSTIEKKGSRVTFTCQASFDTSLQHNITWRRDGHRLQELGDSDKYVIDDGQLVINSLDYSDQGNYSCVASTKLDVVESRAELLVVGSPGPVPQLELSDRHLLKQSQVHLSWRPADDHNAPIEKYDIEFEDKERAPKKWYSLGKVPGNQTSTTLKLSPYIHYTFRVTAINKYGPGEPSPASETVVTPEAAPEKNPVDVKGEGNETNNMVITWKPLGWMDWNAPQVQYRVQWRPQRVQGAWQEQIVSDPFLVVSNTSTFVPYEIRVQAINSQGKGPEPQVTIGYSGEDYPQARPQLEDIKILNSSTVLVKWWPVDPAQVKGHLRGYNVTYSWEESQQKHSKNQVHRGHVVVPANTTSTTLGGLRPYSSYHLEVQAFNSRGLGPASQMTFSTPEGVPDHPKALHLECQSNTSLLLCWEPPESPNGVLTGYVLSYYPLDDGSKEQLSLNLSDPELRTHNLTNLSPHVRYRFLLRATTKEGPGEAFVQEGGTMALSETPDFGNISAMAGENYSVISWVPKEGQCNFTFQISFKAQGDEKTPPYLLPQNVNYSQKTYTQWDLQPDTYYEIRLFKEMMFLHQMAVKTNGTGRVRLPPPGFATEGWFIGFVSAIILLLLILLILCFIKRSKGGKYSVSRDRLGPEKKPALLCVSSVKDKEDTQVDSEARPMKDETFGEYRSLESDNEEKAFGSSQPSLNGDIKPLGSDDSLADYGGSVDVQFNEDGSFIGQYSGKKEKEATGGNDSSGAASPINPAGTLE, encoded by the exons ATGGCCGTGGCGCTGCGGTACTTGTGGCCTCTCCTCCTGTGCAGCCCTTGCTTGCTCATCCAGATCCCCAAGGAAT ATGAAGGATACCACG TGATGGAGCCACCTGTCATCACAGAACAGTCTCCACGGCGCCTGGTTGTCTTCCCCACAGATGACATCAGCCTAAAGTGTGAGGCCAGTGGCAAACCCGAAGTTCA GTTCCGCTGGACTCGGGATGGCATCCACTTCAAACCCAAGGAGGAACTGGGTGTGACTGTGCACCAGGCACCCCACTCTGGCTCCTTCATCATCACCGGCAACAACAGCAACTTTGCCCAGAGATTCCAGGGCACCTATCGCTGCTTTGCCAGCAATAAGCTGGGCACTGCCATGTCCCACGAGATCCAGCTTATGGCTGAGG GTGCTCCGAAGTGGCCAAAGGAGACAGTAAAACCTGTTGAGGTAGAGGAAGGAGAGTCAGTGATTCTGccttgccaccctccacccagtgcAGAGCCGCTCCGGATCTACTGGATGAACAGCA agatCTTGCACATCAAACAGGATGAGCGGGTGACAATGGGCCAGAATGGCAACCTCTACTTTGCAAATGTGCTCACCTCGGACAACCACTCAGACTACATCTGCCATGCCCACTTCCCTGGCACTCGGACAATCATTCAAAAGGAACCTATTGACCTTCGTGTCAAAGCCA CCAACAGCATGATCGACAGGAAGCCACGCCTTCTCTTCCCCACCAATGCCAGCAGCCATCTGGTGGCCTTGCAGGGACAGCCATTGGTTCTGGAGTGTATCGCTGAGGGCTT ccccacccccaccatcaaGTGGTTGCGCCCAAGTGGCCCCATGCCAGCCAATCGAGTCACCTATCAGAACCACAACAAGACTCTGCACCTGCTGGATGTGGGCGAGGAGGACGACGGCGAGTACCATTGCCTGGCTGAAAACTCACTGGGCAGTGACCGGCATTCTTACTATGTCACCGTGGAGG CTGCCCCATACTGGCTGCACAAGCCCCAGAGCCATTTGTATGGACCAGGGGAGACTGTTCGCCTGGACTGCCAAGTGCAGGGCCGGCCCCAACCAGAGGTCACCTGGAGAATCAACGGGATCCCTGTGGAGG AGCTGGCCAAGGACCAGAAGTACCGGATCCAGCGTGGAGCCCTGATCCTGAGCAATGTGCAGCCCAGTGACACAATGGTGACCCAGTGTGAAGCCCGAAACCGGCACGGGGTCCTGTTGGCCAATGCCTACATCTACGTCGTCC agctGCCGGCTAAGATCCTGACCCCAGACAATGAGACTTATTTGGCCGTTGAAGGCAGCACTGCCTACCTTCTTTGCAAGGCCTTCGGAGCCCCTGTGCCCAGCGTCCAGTG GCTggacaaggaaggaaggaccgTGCTACAGGATGAACGCTTCTTCCCCTACACCAACGGGACCCTGGGCATTCGAGACCTCCAGGCCAACGACACAGGATACTACTTCTGTCAGGCTGCAAATGACCAAAACAATGTTACCATTGTGGCGAACCTGCAGGTCAAAG ATGCCACTCAGATCATACAGGGACCACGGAGCACAATCGAGAAGAAAGGCTCAAGAGTGACATTCACCTGCCAGGCCTCCTTTGACACCTCCTTGCAGCACAACATCACCTGGCGCAGAGATGGTCACAGACTCCAGGAGCTTGGGGACAGTGACAA GTACGTCATAGATGATGGGCAACTGGTCATCAACAGCCTGGACTATAGCGACCAGGGCAACTACAGCTGTGTGGCCAGCACAAAGCTGGATGTGGTGGAAAGCAGGGCAGAACTCCTGGTGGTGG GAAGCCCTGGGCCCGTACCTCAGCTGGAGTTGTCCGATCGTCACCTGCTGAAGCAGAGCCAGGTTCACCTGTCTTGGAGACCCGCTGATGACCACAACGCCCCCATTGAGA AGTATGACATTGAATTTGAAGACAAGGAGAGGGCTCCTAAGAAATGGTACAGTCTGGGCAAGGTGCCTGGAAACCAGACCTCCACCACCCTCAAGCTGTCACCTTATATCCACTACACCTTTAGAGTTACTGCCATCAACAAATATGGCCCTGGGGAACCCAGCCCAGCCTCTGAGACTGTGGTCACACCTGAGGCAG CCCCTGAGAAGAACCCCGTGGATGTGAAGGGGGAAGGGAACGAGACCAACAATATGGTCATCACTTGGAAG CCACTCGGGTGGATGGACTGGAACGCTCCCCAGGTTCAGTACCGTGTCCAGTGGCGCCCTCAGAGGGTGCAAGGGGCTTGGCAAGAACAGATCGTGAGCGATCCCTTCTTGGTGGTGTCCAACACCTCTACCTTTGTGCCCTATGAGATCAGGGTCCAGGCCAtcaacagccagggcaaaggccctgagccCCAGGTCACCATTGGCTACTCCGGGGAAGACT ATCCCCAGGCAAGACCTCAGCTGGAAGACATCAAAATCCTCAACTCAAGCACCGTGCTGGTCAAGTGGTGGCCTGTGGATCCAGCCCAGGTCAAGGGCCACCTCCGCGGATACAAT GTGACGTACAGTTGGGAGGAGAGTCAGCAGAAACACAGCAAGAATCAGGTCCACAGAGGCCATGTGGTGGTGCCCGCCaacaccaccagcaccaccctgGGTGGCCTGCGGCCCTATAGCTCCTACCATCTGGAGGTGCAGGCTTTTAACAGCCGGGGACTGGGGCCTGCCAGCCAGATGACTTTCAGTACCCCAGAGGGAG TGCCTGACCACCCGAAGGCACTGCACCTGGAGTGCCAGTCCAATACCAGCCTGCTGCTATGCTGGGAACCTCCGGAGAGCCCCAATGGCGTGCTCACTGGCTACGTGCTGTCCTACTATCCGT TGGATGATGGGAGTAAGGAGCAGTTGTCCTTAAACCTTTCCGACCCTGAGCTACGGACACACAACCTGACCAACCTGAGCCCCCACGTGCGGTACCGCTTCCTGTTGCGGGCCACCACGAAGGAGGGCCCTGGTGAGGCCTTCGTGCAGGAAGGAGGCACCATGGCCTTATCTG AGACCCCAGATTTTGGCAACATCTCAGCCATGGCCGGCGAGAATTACAGTGTGATTTCCTGGGTCCCCAAGGAGGGCCAGTGCAACTTCACATTCCAGATTTCGTTCAAAGCCCAGGGTG ATGAGAAGACGCCCCCTTATCTCCTGCCACAGAATGTCAACTATAGCCAGAAGACCTACACGCAGTGGGACTTGCAGCCTGATACTTACTATGAGATCCGTCTGTTCAAGGAGATGATGTTCCTGCACCAAATGGCTGTGAAGACCAATGGCACTG GCCGAGTGAGACTCCCTCCCCCCGGCTTTGCCACTGAAGGCTGGTTCATTGGCTTCGTCAGCGCCATCATTCTCTTGCTCCTCATCTTGCTCATTCTCTGCTTTATCAAGCGCAGCAAGGGTGGCAAGTACTCAG TGTCCAGAGACAGGCTGGGGCCGGAGAAGAAGCCggctcttctctgtgtgtcttcaGTGAAGGATAAGGAGGACACCCAGGTGGACTCTGAGGCCCGGCCAATGAAGGATGAGACCTTCGGAGAGTACAG GTCCCTGGAGAG CGACAATGAAGAGAAGGCCTTTGGCAGCAGCCAGCCATCCCTCAATGGAGACATCAAACCCCTGGGCAGTGACGACAGCCTGGCTGACTATGGGGGCAGCGTGGACGTCCAGTTCAATGAGGATGGCTCCTTCATTGGCCAGTACAGCggcaagaaagagaaggaggcaaCAGGAGGCAACGACAGCTCAGGGGCTGCCTCCCCCATTAACCCTGCAGGGACCTTGGAGTAG
- the L1CAM gene encoding neural cell adhesion molecule L1 isoform X2, with amino-acid sequence MAVALRYLWPLLLCSPCLLIQIPKEYEGYHVMEPPVITEQSPRRLVVFPTDDISLKCEASGKPEVQFRWTRDGIHFKPKEELGVTVHQAPHSGSFIITGNNSNFAQRFQGTYRCFASNKLGTAMSHEIQLMAEGAPKWPKETVKPVEVEEGESVILPCHPPPSAEPLRIYWMNSKILHIKQDERVTMGQNGNLYFANVLTSDNHSDYICHAHFPGTRTIIQKEPIDLRVKATNSMIDRKPRLLFPTNASSHLVALQGQPLVLECIAEGFPTPTIKWLRPSGPMPANRVTYQNHNKTLHLLDVGEEDDGEYHCLAENSLGSDRHSYYVTVEAAPYWLHKPQSHLYGPGETVRLDCQVQGRPQPEVTWRINGIPVEELAKDQKYRIQRGALILSNVQPSDTMVTQCEARNRHGVLLANAYIYVVQLPAKILTPDNETYLAVEGSTAYLLCKAFGAPVPSVQWLDKEGRTVLQDERFFPYTNGTLGIRDLQANDTGYYFCQAANDQNNVTIVANLQVKDATQIIQGPRSTIEKKGSRVTFTCQASFDTSLQHNITWRRDGHRLQELGDSDKYVIDDGQLVINSLDYSDQGNYSCVASTKLDVVESRAELLVVGSPGPVPQLELSDRHLLKQSQVHLSWRPADDHNAPIEKYDIEFEDKERAPKKWYSLGKVPGNQTSTTLKLSPYIHYTFRVTAINKYGPGEPSPASETVVTPEAAPEKNPVDVKGEGNETNNMVITWKPLGWMDWNAPQVQYRVQWRPQRVQGAWQEQIVSDPFLVVSNTSTFVPYEIRVQAINSQGKGPEPQVTIGYSGEDYPQARPQLEDIKILNSSTVLVKWWPVDPAQVKGHLRGYNVTYSWEESQQKHSKNQVHRGHVVVPANTTSTTLGGLRPYSSYHLEVQAFNSRGLGPASQMTFSTPEGVPDHPKALHLECQSNTSLLLCWEPPESPNGVLTGYVLSYYPLDDGSKEQLSLNLSDPELRTHNLTNLSPHVRYRFLLRATTKEGPGEAFVQEGGTMALSETPDFGNISAMAGENYSVISWVPKEGQCNFTFQISFKAQGDEKTPPYLLPQNVNYSQKTYTQWDLQPDTYYEIRLFKEMMFLHQMAVKTNGTGRVRLPPPGFATEGWFIGFVSAIILLLLILLILCFIKRSKGGKYSVSRDRLGPEKKPALLCVSSVKDKEDTQVDSEARPMKDETFGEYSDNEEKAFGSSQPSLNGDIKPLGSDDSLADYGGSVDVQFNEDGSFIGQYSGKKEKEATGGNDSSGAASPINPAGTLE; translated from the exons ATGGCCGTGGCGCTGCGGTACTTGTGGCCTCTCCTCCTGTGCAGCCCTTGCTTGCTCATCCAGATCCCCAAGGAAT ATGAAGGATACCACG TGATGGAGCCACCTGTCATCACAGAACAGTCTCCACGGCGCCTGGTTGTCTTCCCCACAGATGACATCAGCCTAAAGTGTGAGGCCAGTGGCAAACCCGAAGTTCA GTTCCGCTGGACTCGGGATGGCATCCACTTCAAACCCAAGGAGGAACTGGGTGTGACTGTGCACCAGGCACCCCACTCTGGCTCCTTCATCATCACCGGCAACAACAGCAACTTTGCCCAGAGATTCCAGGGCACCTATCGCTGCTTTGCCAGCAATAAGCTGGGCACTGCCATGTCCCACGAGATCCAGCTTATGGCTGAGG GTGCTCCGAAGTGGCCAAAGGAGACAGTAAAACCTGTTGAGGTAGAGGAAGGAGAGTCAGTGATTCTGccttgccaccctccacccagtgcAGAGCCGCTCCGGATCTACTGGATGAACAGCA agatCTTGCACATCAAACAGGATGAGCGGGTGACAATGGGCCAGAATGGCAACCTCTACTTTGCAAATGTGCTCACCTCGGACAACCACTCAGACTACATCTGCCATGCCCACTTCCCTGGCACTCGGACAATCATTCAAAAGGAACCTATTGACCTTCGTGTCAAAGCCA CCAACAGCATGATCGACAGGAAGCCACGCCTTCTCTTCCCCACCAATGCCAGCAGCCATCTGGTGGCCTTGCAGGGACAGCCATTGGTTCTGGAGTGTATCGCTGAGGGCTT ccccacccccaccatcaaGTGGTTGCGCCCAAGTGGCCCCATGCCAGCCAATCGAGTCACCTATCAGAACCACAACAAGACTCTGCACCTGCTGGATGTGGGCGAGGAGGACGACGGCGAGTACCATTGCCTGGCTGAAAACTCACTGGGCAGTGACCGGCATTCTTACTATGTCACCGTGGAGG CTGCCCCATACTGGCTGCACAAGCCCCAGAGCCATTTGTATGGACCAGGGGAGACTGTTCGCCTGGACTGCCAAGTGCAGGGCCGGCCCCAACCAGAGGTCACCTGGAGAATCAACGGGATCCCTGTGGAGG AGCTGGCCAAGGACCAGAAGTACCGGATCCAGCGTGGAGCCCTGATCCTGAGCAATGTGCAGCCCAGTGACACAATGGTGACCCAGTGTGAAGCCCGAAACCGGCACGGGGTCCTGTTGGCCAATGCCTACATCTACGTCGTCC agctGCCGGCTAAGATCCTGACCCCAGACAATGAGACTTATTTGGCCGTTGAAGGCAGCACTGCCTACCTTCTTTGCAAGGCCTTCGGAGCCCCTGTGCCCAGCGTCCAGTG GCTggacaaggaaggaaggaccgTGCTACAGGATGAACGCTTCTTCCCCTACACCAACGGGACCCTGGGCATTCGAGACCTCCAGGCCAACGACACAGGATACTACTTCTGTCAGGCTGCAAATGACCAAAACAATGTTACCATTGTGGCGAACCTGCAGGTCAAAG ATGCCACTCAGATCATACAGGGACCACGGAGCACAATCGAGAAGAAAGGCTCAAGAGTGACATTCACCTGCCAGGCCTCCTTTGACACCTCCTTGCAGCACAACATCACCTGGCGCAGAGATGGTCACAGACTCCAGGAGCTTGGGGACAGTGACAA GTACGTCATAGATGATGGGCAACTGGTCATCAACAGCCTGGACTATAGCGACCAGGGCAACTACAGCTGTGTGGCCAGCACAAAGCTGGATGTGGTGGAAAGCAGGGCAGAACTCCTGGTGGTGG GAAGCCCTGGGCCCGTACCTCAGCTGGAGTTGTCCGATCGTCACCTGCTGAAGCAGAGCCAGGTTCACCTGTCTTGGAGACCCGCTGATGACCACAACGCCCCCATTGAGA AGTATGACATTGAATTTGAAGACAAGGAGAGGGCTCCTAAGAAATGGTACAGTCTGGGCAAGGTGCCTGGAAACCAGACCTCCACCACCCTCAAGCTGTCACCTTATATCCACTACACCTTTAGAGTTACTGCCATCAACAAATATGGCCCTGGGGAACCCAGCCCAGCCTCTGAGACTGTGGTCACACCTGAGGCAG CCCCTGAGAAGAACCCCGTGGATGTGAAGGGGGAAGGGAACGAGACCAACAATATGGTCATCACTTGGAAG CCACTCGGGTGGATGGACTGGAACGCTCCCCAGGTTCAGTACCGTGTCCAGTGGCGCCCTCAGAGGGTGCAAGGGGCTTGGCAAGAACAGATCGTGAGCGATCCCTTCTTGGTGGTGTCCAACACCTCTACCTTTGTGCCCTATGAGATCAGGGTCCAGGCCAtcaacagccagggcaaaggccctgagccCCAGGTCACCATTGGCTACTCCGGGGAAGACT ATCCCCAGGCAAGACCTCAGCTGGAAGACATCAAAATCCTCAACTCAAGCACCGTGCTGGTCAAGTGGTGGCCTGTGGATCCAGCCCAGGTCAAGGGCCACCTCCGCGGATACAAT GTGACGTACAGTTGGGAGGAGAGTCAGCAGAAACACAGCAAGAATCAGGTCCACAGAGGCCATGTGGTGGTGCCCGCCaacaccaccagcaccaccctgGGTGGCCTGCGGCCCTATAGCTCCTACCATCTGGAGGTGCAGGCTTTTAACAGCCGGGGACTGGGGCCTGCCAGCCAGATGACTTTCAGTACCCCAGAGGGAG TGCCTGACCACCCGAAGGCACTGCACCTGGAGTGCCAGTCCAATACCAGCCTGCTGCTATGCTGGGAACCTCCGGAGAGCCCCAATGGCGTGCTCACTGGCTACGTGCTGTCCTACTATCCGT TGGATGATGGGAGTAAGGAGCAGTTGTCCTTAAACCTTTCCGACCCTGAGCTACGGACACACAACCTGACCAACCTGAGCCCCCACGTGCGGTACCGCTTCCTGTTGCGGGCCACCACGAAGGAGGGCCCTGGTGAGGCCTTCGTGCAGGAAGGAGGCACCATGGCCTTATCTG AGACCCCAGATTTTGGCAACATCTCAGCCATGGCCGGCGAGAATTACAGTGTGATTTCCTGGGTCCCCAAGGAGGGCCAGTGCAACTTCACATTCCAGATTTCGTTCAAAGCCCAGGGTG ATGAGAAGACGCCCCCTTATCTCCTGCCACAGAATGTCAACTATAGCCAGAAGACCTACACGCAGTGGGACTTGCAGCCTGATACTTACTATGAGATCCGTCTGTTCAAGGAGATGATGTTCCTGCACCAAATGGCTGTGAAGACCAATGGCACTG GCCGAGTGAGACTCCCTCCCCCCGGCTTTGCCACTGAAGGCTGGTTCATTGGCTTCGTCAGCGCCATCATTCTCTTGCTCCTCATCTTGCTCATTCTCTGCTTTATCAAGCGCAGCAAGGGTGGCAAGTACTCAG TGTCCAGAGACAGGCTGGGGCCGGAGAAGAAGCCggctcttctctgtgtgtcttcaGTGAAGGATAAGGAGGACACCCAGGTGGACTCTGAGGCCCGGCCAATGAAGGATGAGACCTTCGGAGAGTACAG CGACAATGAAGAGAAGGCCTTTGGCAGCAGCCAGCCATCCCTCAATGGAGACATCAAACCCCTGGGCAGTGACGACAGCCTGGCTGACTATGGGGGCAGCGTGGACGTCCAGTTCAATGAGGATGGCTCCTTCATTGGCCAGTACAGCggcaagaaagagaaggaggcaaCAGGAGGCAACGACAGCTCAGGGGCTGCCTCCCCCATTAACCCTGCAGGGACCTTGGAGTAG